A stretch of the Veillonella parvula DSM 2008 genome encodes the following:
- the tadA gene encoding tRNA adenosine(34) deaminase TadA, protein MTKNITPIEIKNMDERSRDEYFMGFALEEAHKAYALGEIPIGAILVQNNTIISRHHNRRELDHDATAHAEVLVIREACDVLKRWRLTGCTLYVTIEPCPMCAGAIINSRIDRVVYGASDYKGGAVESLFNVLSHPGLNHEPELASGVLGDECSQIMKDFFKERRKTRRSTQEAEGSALEMR, encoded by the coding sequence ATGACAAAGAACATTACACCTATAGAGATTAAAAATATGGATGAGCGTAGCCGTGATGAATATTTTATGGGTTTTGCCCTAGAGGAGGCCCACAAAGCTTATGCTCTAGGAGAAATTCCTATCGGCGCCATTTTAGTTCAAAACAATACAATCATTTCACGCCACCATAATCGCCGCGAATTAGATCACGATGCAACGGCTCATGCAGAGGTGCTCGTCATCCGCGAAGCATGCGATGTACTCAAGCGCTGGCGGTTGACTGGTTGTACCCTGTATGTTACGATAGAGCCGTGTCCGATGTGCGCTGGAGCCATCATCAACAGTCGTATTGACCGTGTTGTATATGGTGCAAGTGATTACAAAGGAGGCGCTGTAGAGTCTCTTTTCAATGTACTCTCTCACCCTGGTTTAAATCATGAACCCGAATTAGCATCGGGGGTCCTTGGTGATGAATGTAGTCAAATCATGAAAGACTTTTTTAAAGAGCGCCGTAAAACACGGAGGAGTACCCAAGAGGCTGAAGGGTCCGCACTCGAAATGCGGTAG
- a CDS encoding trimeric intracellular cation channel family protein, whose product MDIIWYIFDMIGTIAFAISGALVGVARRMDIFGMAVLALATAIGGGIVRDVLLGYFPPNSLRNIVYVTVVISVTIIVFIIYNSRYRKHAMGPRSRASYLLADAVGLASFTVTGASAGFKLYPELPIFIVLLGTITAVGGGIIRDMLAQRIPSVLKEDVYALPSVIGGIVYYLMVISNWVGEAVYGAFTVVLVIRLLAIKYNWSLPKVR is encoded by the coding sequence ATGGATATTATTTGGTATATATTTGATATGATTGGCACTATTGCCTTTGCTATCTCCGGAGCACTTGTTGGGGTGGCGCGGAGAATGGATATATTTGGTATGGCTGTATTGGCACTGGCTACGGCAATCGGTGGTGGAATTGTGCGTGATGTTCTCTTGGGGTATTTTCCGCCGAATTCGTTACGCAATATTGTATATGTAACTGTGGTTATTTCCGTAACAATTATCGTATTTATTATCTATAACAGCCGTTATCGCAAGCATGCTATGGGCCCTCGTAGCCGAGCAAGCTATTTATTAGCCGACGCTGTGGGGCTAGCATCGTTTACAGTAACTGGAGCATCTGCAGGGTTTAAACTATATCCTGAGCTGCCAATTTTCATTGTTTTATTAGGAACTATTACTGCCGTTGGAGGTGGTATTATCCGAGATATGCTGGCTCAACGGATTCCGTCTGTTTTGAAAGAAGATGTGTATGCTCTACCTAGTGTTATTGGGGGCATCGTTTATTACTTAATGGTTATTTCTAACTGGGTTGGAGAGGCTGTATATGGTGCGTTTACCGTTGTACTAGTTATCCGTTTACTAGCTATTAAATATAATTGGAGCTTACCCAAAGTGCGCTAA
- a CDS encoding DUF4127 family protein: MTNKWLKVALMVTAIATGTSIKIDAETVLYVPQDDRPVSLQYTVDTAREAGMTVLTPPQHLISGKTYQGQADQIMAWVEQNAGRADVMVLSTDTLIYGGLVDSRKHNIPLSTLQNRLKRIEGLKARNKNVRIYGFGTVMRSPRASGGGTEPAYYAEYGPTIFQIAALQDKLDSGSLTQEETQKLMSLQASVPVEYLQDWFDRRQKNMKINKELIDETRSGVFDYFALGHDDTSQLSQSALEGRYLNKYSKDISVEKYGSFPGADQLGLLLMARSRTDVSTEKPTFSVIYPLGGGGKTLPGYEDQTIDKTIAQHVEAVGGTMVTQGKPTVLLAVNTPLTTSTGESENFENFPMISNSTNAFVDRIQQAVDSGVNVSVADIAFNNGADNTLVSAMYKRDLLYKIGAYNGWNTASNTVGYAIAQGLLLKSMSPEGHRDMLTQQYLDNWAYQANIRKDIYRMQDSIRTDNVRYSGELNERLESYLGERIQDFAEKYLKINPRTVKATFPWGRLFETDITVYDKPVVPLEKELRLKREAEAKAKAEAEAKAKAEAAAKANGQAVPAQAAQPEKAATPQTPTSTPPVVKQPATESQGPRVVPTPAVAPGQ; the protein is encoded by the coding sequence ATGACAAATAAATGGTTGAAAGTAGCATTAATGGTTACAGCCATTGCTACAGGTACATCCATCAAAATTGATGCAGAAACCGTATTATATGTACCTCAAGATGATCGTCCTGTAAGTTTGCAATATACAGTCGATACAGCTCGTGAGGCGGGTATGACTGTGTTGACACCACCTCAACACTTGATTTCTGGTAAGACGTACCAAGGTCAAGCTGATCAAATTATGGCTTGGGTAGAGCAAAATGCAGGTCGTGCTGATGTTATGGTATTAAGTACAGATACTCTTATTTATGGAGGTCTTGTAGATTCTCGTAAACATAATATTCCACTTAGCACATTGCAAAATCGCTTGAAACGTATTGAAGGTTTAAAAGCGCGTAATAAAAATGTACGCATCTATGGCTTTGGCACCGTAATGCGTTCCCCACGTGCGAGTGGTGGCGGTACTGAACCGGCCTACTATGCGGAATATGGCCCAACAATCTTTCAAATTGCTGCATTACAAGATAAATTAGATTCTGGCTCTTTAACGCAAGAAGAAACTCAAAAATTGATGAGCTTACAAGCCTCTGTTCCTGTGGAATACTTGCAAGACTGGTTTGACCGCCGTCAAAAAAATATGAAAATCAACAAAGAGTTGATTGATGAAACTCGCAGTGGTGTATTCGACTACTTTGCATTAGGTCATGATGATACATCTCAATTATCTCAATCCGCTCTAGAAGGTCGTTACCTCAACAAATATTCCAAGGATATTTCTGTTGAAAAATACGGTAGCTTTCCTGGTGCTGACCAACTTGGTCTCTTGTTGATGGCGCGTTCCCGTACCGATGTGAGCACAGAAAAACCTACATTCTCCGTAATTTATCCACTCGGTGGCGGAGGTAAAACATTGCCAGGTTACGAAGATCAAACGATTGATAAAACAATTGCTCAACACGTTGAGGCTGTAGGTGGCACGATGGTGACACAAGGTAAACCAACTGTATTATTGGCTGTTAATACACCTCTTACTACGAGTACAGGCGAGTCTGAAAACTTCGAAAACTTCCCAATGATCTCCAACTCTACAAATGCTTTCGTAGATCGCATTCAACAAGCTGTTGACTCTGGTGTGAACGTAAGCGTTGCAGATATTGCTTTCAATAATGGTGCAGATAATACATTGGTATCCGCTATGTATAAACGAGATTTGTTGTACAAAATCGGTGCGTATAATGGTTGGAATACAGCAAGTAACACAGTAGGTTACGCTATTGCTCAAGGATTATTGCTTAAATCTATGAGTCCAGAAGGTCATCGTGATATGTTGACGCAACAATATTTGGATAACTGGGCATATCAAGCAAATATTCGTAAAGATATTTATCGTATGCAAGATTCTATCAGAACAGACAATGTTCGTTACTCTGGTGAATTAAATGAACGTCTTGAAAGTTACTTAGGTGAACGCATTCAAGATTTCGCTGAAAAATACCTTAAAATCAATCCTCGTACAGTAAAAGCTACATTCCCATGGGGACGTCTATTTGAAACGGATATCACTGTTTATGACAAACCAGTGGTACCACTTGAAAAAGAATTACGCTTGAAACGAGAAGCTGAAGCAAAAGCTAAGGCTGAAGCAGAAGCTAAGGCTAAGGCAGAAGCGGCTGCTAAAGCAAATGGTCAGGCTGTACCAGCACAAGCCGCACAACCTGAAAAAGCTGCAACGCCTCAAACACCTACATCTACCCCTCCTGTAGTTAAACAACCAGCTACAGAGTCTCAAGGTCCACGTGTGGTACCGACACCTGCAGTGGCACCTGGTCAATAG
- a CDS encoding acyltransferase, whose amino-acid sequence MAMKKAFLPEITYMRGLCMLGVIGIHVGSYALQNPFVNLELISVLEILSRFGVPAFFFLSAFGLFYHTSVEGPFSYKEFMHRRIQVVLFPYITWSIFYLLYTGVTAHNLGNLHPGPLAINLLFGTSMYHLYFMVILLWFYVMMPLWRAMVKVILKRPIFWLVLLFVIQVGIDYVSSYMLGRWVTENLSNQPVLKYLFDMRLNYWVIHYVWIFLLGAVCAERYETVCEYMWRYRYLLGASAVGSVLLMLGSYYYVMDVWHYSVLEAIYTVHQMSPMGVLYTGLGTMFSLFLFQTLPMNVTMESIWSEIGDKSYGIYLTHPFWLLIISAVMVKYNFLYTVANVLVMYAMALALSYLTTVGFNYLPKSIRKFVLGH is encoded by the coding sequence ATGGCTATGAAAAAAGCGTTTTTACCGGAAATTACTTATATGCGAGGCCTCTGTATGCTCGGTGTTATCGGCATTCATGTAGGATCTTACGCATTGCAAAATCCTTTTGTAAATTTAGAACTCATCAGCGTGTTAGAAATTCTTTCTCGCTTTGGAGTGCCTGCGTTTTTCTTTCTCTCTGCATTTGGATTGTTTTATCATACCTCGGTAGAGGGACCATTCTCATATAAGGAATTTATGCACCGCCGCATTCAGGTGGTGCTATTTCCATATATTACGTGGTCCATCTTTTACCTGCTATATACAGGGGTGACAGCTCATAACCTTGGCAATTTACATCCAGGGCCGTTGGCGATAAATCTACTCTTTGGTACCTCTATGTATCATCTATACTTTATGGTAATTTTGCTATGGTTCTACGTGATGATGCCATTATGGCGGGCCATGGTGAAAGTTATCTTAAAACGGCCTATATTTTGGCTGGTGTTACTATTTGTCATCCAAGTTGGTATCGATTATGTTTCGTCTTACATGCTTGGCCGTTGGGTAACAGAAAATCTAAGCAATCAGCCAGTTCTTAAATATCTTTTTGATATGCGACTCAACTATTGGGTTATTCATTATGTGTGGATTTTCCTTTTAGGTGCCGTATGTGCTGAACGATATGAAACCGTCTGCGAATACATGTGGCGCTATCGTTATCTTTTAGGTGCTAGTGCGGTAGGATCTGTATTATTGATGCTTGGATCCTATTACTATGTCATGGACGTATGGCATTACTCGGTGCTAGAAGCAATTTATACGGTACATCAAATGAGTCCGATGGGTGTTCTTTATACTGGTTTGGGAACGATGTTTAGTTTATTCCTATTCCAAACACTACCTATGAATGTGACTATGGAATCCATTTGGTCTGAGATAGGGGATAAGTCCTATGGCATTTATTTAACACATCCGTTCTGGCTGTTAATCATATCTGCTGTGATGGTTAAATACAATTTCTTGTACACGGTGGCCAATGTTCTCGTTATGTATGCCATGGCGTTGGCATTATCCTATTTGACTACAGTAGGTTTCAATTACTTACCTAAGTCTATTCGTAAATTTGTACTGGGGCACTAG
- a CDS encoding aminotransferase class IV, whose protein sequence is MQELTYFNGEFVEPGAKVISIDDRGYLFGDSVYEVVRVVKGRCFALSYHQDRLYRSMREMDIPVKMTPDDLTELHEILIEQSEIKEGYIYLQISRGVAPRHHAYDRSKLEPQMLMSIRTLDLDEVNKLGEGVKAIALPDERWDHVDIKTTNLIPNILAQTKAEKKFAYTAILFRDGICTEGATSNVFAVKDGILYTHPADNHILKGITRQMILTRVAPSLGITIIEKEFDRNFVDDADELFFTDTIGGVIPITKLDRNLVSGGKPGAITLRLREALEKLMEEGLP, encoded by the coding sequence ATGCAAGAATTAACATATTTTAACGGTGAATTCGTTGAACCAGGTGCCAAAGTTATCAGTATTGATGACCGTGGCTATTTGTTTGGTGACTCTGTATATGAAGTTGTTCGCGTCGTAAAAGGCCGTTGCTTCGCTTTGTCTTACCACCAAGATCGTTTGTATCGCTCTATGCGTGAAATGGATATCCCTGTAAAAATGACCCCTGATGATTTGACAGAATTGCACGAAATTTTGATCGAGCAAAGTGAAATCAAAGAGGGCTATATTTATTTACAAATCTCTCGTGGTGTAGCACCACGTCACCATGCTTATGATCGCTCCAAATTAGAACCACAAATGCTTATGTCTATCCGTACCTTGGATTTAGATGAAGTCAATAAATTGGGTGAAGGTGTAAAAGCGATAGCTTTACCTGATGAACGTTGGGATCATGTAGATATTAAGACTACAAACTTGATCCCGAATATCTTGGCACAAACAAAAGCAGAAAAGAAATTTGCTTATACAGCAATCTTGTTCCGTGATGGCATTTGTACAGAAGGCGCCACATCTAATGTGTTTGCTGTTAAGGATGGTATCTTGTACACGCATCCAGCGGATAATCATATCTTAAAAGGTATTACGCGCCAAATGATCTTAACGCGTGTAGCACCATCTTTAGGTATTACCATTATTGAGAAAGAATTCGATCGTAATTTTGTAGATGATGCGGATGAATTATTCTTTACCGATACAATTGGTGGTGTCATCCCAATTACTAAGCTAGACAGAAATTTAGTATCTGGTGGTAAACCAGGTGCCATTACACTTCGTCTACGCGAAGCACTAGAAAAATTGATGGAAGAAGGGCTACCTTGA
- a CDS encoding methionine ABC transporter ATP-binding protein, translated as MIQLEHISKVYEGATRVEALKDISLNVKEGEIFGIIGQSGAGKSTLIRCINMLEAPTSGSVIVNGTDLTTLSKSALRKARKDIGMIFQHFNLLSSRTVYDNVAFPLELQGMSKAEIKERIEPILDIVGLTERMNNYPSQLSGGQKQRVGIARALASNPKVLLCDEATSALDPQTTDSILKLLKDINEKMGLTIVLITHEMHVIREICDRVAVIEGGVILEEGSTVEVFTHPRENTTKEFISSVVSENLPPEALEHLELHDQWIAGTAPLVRLKFTGQATDEPVVAGLVRRFNLDVSILFGGIDYIQNTSVGRLIVILNGDPENAQEGLDYIKTLPIESEVIGYVRANH; from the coding sequence TTGATACAATTAGAACACATTAGTAAAGTTTATGAAGGTGCTACTCGTGTGGAAGCGTTGAAAGATATTAGCCTAAATGTGAAAGAAGGCGAAATCTTTGGCATTATCGGCCAATCCGGTGCCGGTAAATCCACCTTGATTCGTTGCATCAATATGCTCGAAGCACCTACATCTGGCTCTGTTATCGTAAATGGTACAGACTTAACCACACTTAGTAAATCAGCTTTGCGCAAAGCACGCAAAGATATCGGTATGATTTTCCAACATTTTAACCTCTTGTCCTCTCGCACAGTGTATGACAATGTAGCATTTCCGTTGGAATTACAAGGTATGAGCAAGGCTGAAATCAAGGAGCGCATCGAGCCGATCCTTGATATTGTAGGTCTTACAGAGCGTATGAACAACTATCCATCTCAATTATCTGGTGGTCAAAAGCAACGTGTTGGTATCGCTCGTGCATTGGCCTCAAATCCAAAGGTTCTCCTTTGTGATGAAGCCACATCTGCCCTTGATCCTCAAACAACAGATTCTATTTTGAAATTGTTGAAAGATATTAACGAAAAGATGGGGCTCACTATTGTGCTCATTACACATGAGATGCATGTTATTCGTGAAATCTGTGATCGCGTGGCAGTTATTGAAGGCGGTGTAATACTCGAAGAAGGTAGCACGGTTGAAGTATTCACACATCCTCGCGAAAATACGACAAAAGAGTTTATTAGCTCTGTAGTGAGTGAAAACTTACCTCCAGAAGCATTGGAACATCTAGAGTTGCATGATCAATGGATTGCAGGAACCGCGCCATTAGTTCGTCTCAAATTTACAGGACAAGCAACAGATGAGCCTGTAGTAGCAGGTCTTGTAAGACGCTTTAATTTAGATGTAAGCATCCTTTTTGGTGGCATTGATTACATCCAAAATACGAGCGTTGGTCGCCTCATCGTTATCTTGAATGGTGACCCAGAAAATGCACAAGAAGGTTTGGACTACATCAAAACGTTACCAATTGAAAGCGAGGTGATCGGTTATGTCAGAGCAAATCATTAA
- a CDS encoding methionine ABC transporter permease, which translates to MSEQIINLLITGTLDTLQMTIISTVMAMLLGIPLGVVLVVTSKGHILENVALNKVLGAIVNATRSVPFIILMVAIIPFTRMVVGTSIGTTAACVPLTIAAIPFLARLVETSIKDINFGVIEAAQSMGASPLQIIWKVLLPEALPTIIDNVTVLIVNLIGYSAMAGAIGGGGLGDIAIRYGYQRFQADIMIATIIILIVLVQVVQMIGDAWSKAMNKK; encoded by the coding sequence ATGTCAGAGCAAATCATTAATCTACTCATAACTGGTACCCTTGATACATTGCAAATGACGATAATTTCTACGGTAATGGCAATGTTATTAGGTATTCCTCTTGGTGTTGTTTTGGTTGTTACTTCTAAAGGGCATATCTTGGAAAACGTAGCACTAAATAAAGTGTTAGGTGCAATTGTGAATGCCACTCGTTCCGTACCTTTCATCATCTTGATGGTTGCCATCATTCCATTTACTCGCATGGTGGTAGGTACATCCATCGGTACAACTGCAGCATGTGTGCCGTTGACCATTGCTGCAATTCCGTTTTTGGCACGCCTAGTAGAAACGTCTATTAAGGACATCAATTTTGGCGTTATCGAGGCGGCTCAATCCATGGGGGCAAGCCCATTACAAATCATTTGGAAAGTATTATTACCAGAAGCATTGCCAACAATTATTGACAATGTAACGGTTCTTATCGTCAACCTCATCGGTTACTCTGCGATGGCAGGTGCTATCGGCGGCGGTGGCCTTGGGGATATTGCTATCCGATATGGTTACCAACGTTTCCAAGCCGATATCATGATCGCTACAATCATCATCTTGATTGTATTGGTACAAGTTGTACAAATGATTGGTGATGCTTGGTCTAAAGCGATGAATAAGAAGTAG
- a CDS encoding YerC/YecD family TrpR-related protein: protein MSINEKLRSQQNDELFTAILTLENTEECYAFFEDICTINELKALSQRLQVAKMLRAGDSYEKIVEETGASTATISRVKRCLVYGADGYTLALDRLGAK from the coding sequence ATGAGTATCAATGAAAAATTGAGAAGTCAACAAAATGACGAATTGTTCACCGCCATTTTAACGCTTGAAAATACAGAGGAATGCTATGCATTTTTCGAAGATATCTGTACGATTAACGAATTAAAAGCATTATCTCAACGTTTGCAGGTAGCAAAAATGCTTCGTGCAGGGGATAGCTATGAGAAAATTGTAGAAGAAACAGGTGCGAGTACTGCGACGATTAGTCGTGTAAAGCGCTGTTTAGTATATGGTGCGGATGGTTATACATTGGCTCTCGATCGTCTAGGCGCAAAATAA
- a CDS encoding TSUP family transporter, whose translation MEWLIAVTGLPFDILILILLAVAGAFAGFVDSIVGGGGLISVPAMLLTNLPPSVALGSNKLSSIFGAGSASITFLRNYMVDFSLVRKLLPFTFVGSMLGTLAVVSLPPLYVKPIIIILLVCVTLFVVFKKDWGEINRTSQVAGKALYICMAFALGIGIYDGFIGPGTGTFLIMGFIFTGFDFLHASANAKILNFTSNLASLLVFLYLGHVNIMYGLAAGVGQIIGAYVGSHLAIVKGSSLVRVVFLSVTTVMLLKLVYDYVSTL comes from the coding sequence ATGGAGTGGCTCATTGCGGTAACAGGTTTACCATTCGATATCCTTATACTCATTTTACTTGCCGTAGCTGGTGCATTTGCTGGCTTTGTAGACTCCATTGTGGGCGGTGGAGGCCTTATCTCTGTACCTGCCATGTTATTAACAAATCTTCCACCTAGTGTGGCTCTGGGCAGTAATAAATTATCTAGTATCTTTGGAGCTGGTAGCGCATCCATTACATTTTTGAGAAATTACATGGTTGATTTCTCTCTAGTTCGTAAATTATTGCCTTTTACCTTTGTGGGGTCTATGCTTGGTACATTGGCGGTTGTTTCTTTACCTCCGTTGTATGTAAAGCCTATTATCATCATATTACTTGTTTGTGTAACACTTTTTGTGGTGTTCAAAAAAGACTGGGGTGAAATCAATCGTACATCTCAGGTAGCAGGAAAAGCGCTATATATTTGCATGGCTTTTGCTCTTGGTATCGGTATATATGATGGCTTTATAGGACCTGGTACAGGTACGTTTTTGATTATGGGTTTTATCTTTACAGGTTTTGATTTCTTGCATGCTTCTGCTAACGCAAAAATATTAAATTTTACTAGTAATTTGGCGTCTTTATTGGTATTTTTATATTTAGGGCACGTGAATATTATGTATGGTCTGGCTGCAGGAGTGGGTCAAATTATTGGCGCTTATGTAGGATCGCACCTCGCCATTGTAAAAGGCTCATCTTTGGTGCGAGTTGTATTCTTGTCGGTAACGACAGTTATGTTGTTGAAATTAGTCTATGACTATGTTTCAACTTTATAG
- a CDS encoding SDR family NAD(P)-dependent oxidoreductase, whose protein sequence is MPHKSDVQVALISGGTSGIGFATAKLLLKEGWCVVINGRNEKVGQKAKTKLRRYSSKVQYIQGDVSKIEDCQRIVKETVDLFSGVSALVTAAGYYEEELLADVTEAAFDEMFGTNVKGTVFLCQAALPYLRSSKGSIVTIASDAGLQGNVACSVYGASKGAVVSFTKSLSLEMAPHSVRVNCVCPGDVDTSLVDKQIANANQDAAAAKAEMGQHYPLGRIAKPHEIGEVIVFLLSNKASFVTGAAWTIDGGLTSW, encoded by the coding sequence ATGCCTCATAAAAGTGATGTACAAGTGGCATTGATCAGTGGTGGTACATCGGGTATTGGATTTGCTACGGCAAAGCTTTTACTCAAAGAAGGTTGGTGTGTAGTCATCAATGGTCGAAATGAAAAAGTTGGTCAAAAGGCTAAAACTAAGCTACGTCGTTATTCATCTAAGGTACAATATATTCAAGGTGATGTATCTAAAATTGAGGATTGTCAGCGAATTGTGAAAGAAACAGTAGATTTGTTTAGTGGGGTGTCTGCTCTTGTAACAGCTGCAGGCTACTATGAAGAAGAGTTGCTAGCTGATGTTACAGAGGCAGCTTTTGATGAAATGTTTGGGACTAATGTAAAAGGTACTGTGTTTTTATGTCAAGCGGCGCTTCCTTATTTACGATCATCAAAGGGCAGTATTGTAACAATTGCTAGTGATGCAGGTTTACAAGGTAATGTAGCGTGTTCTGTATATGGTGCATCAAAGGGGGCTGTAGTGAGCTTTACAAAATCTCTATCCCTTGAAATGGCACCTCACAGTGTTCGTGTAAACTGTGTGTGTCCTGGTGATGTAGATACATCATTAGTGGACAAACAGATTGCTAATGCCAATCAAGATGCGGCAGCTGCAAAGGCTGAAATGGGCCAACATTACCCACTAGGTCGCATTGCTAAGCCCCATGAAATTGGCGAAGTAATTGTATTTTTGTTGAGTAATAAGGCTTCTTTTGTGACCGGTGCAGCATGGACAATCGATGGTGGACTCACAAGTTGGTAA
- a CDS encoding YkvA family protein, with protein sequence MNPFKIIKYGKYFSESRFLGFLGRYGKKLAFVQQAVTLFLCFRDKDTPKYVKAVIAGALGYLVLPIDIVPDTIAVLGWVDDVAVLGLAFKIANRYIKTSHQEEAKKFFPFGSSR encoded by the coding sequence ATGAATCCATTTAAGATTATTAAATATGGTAAGTATTTTAGCGAATCAAGATTTTTAGGGTTTCTTGGTCGATATGGTAAGAAACTTGCCTTTGTACAACAAGCAGTAACCTTGTTCCTTTGTTTTCGCGACAAGGACACTCCCAAATATGTAAAAGCGGTCATTGCAGGTGCCTTAGGATATTTGGTATTACCTATTGATATTGTACCGGATACGATTGCTGTATTAGGTTGGGTAGATGATGTGGCAGTACTCGGATTAGCCTTTAAGATTGCGAATCGTTATATCAAAACGAGTCATCAAGAAGAGGCAAAAAAATTCTTTCCATTTGGTAGCAGTCGCTAA
- a CDS encoding acyl-CoA thioesterase, which translates to MHIASVNVRFYETDMMGIAHHSNHFRWFEMARIEFLRKIGVTLWDMMNEDIVFPIMNVSCNYKEPANFDDELHIETYLVKMTRAQMVFRYRMRRASDGAILATGETKNAFMSKLTGKIVRLDDTFYLPMLAAVEEMPHE; encoded by the coding sequence ATGCATATTGCTTCAGTAAATGTACGATTTTATGAAACTGATATGATGGGGATTGCTCACCATAGTAATCATTTTAGATGGTTTGAAATGGCGCGCATTGAATTCCTTCGTAAGATCGGTGTCACTTTGTGGGATATGATGAATGAGGATATTGTATTTCCCATCATGAATGTATCTTGCAATTATAAAGAACCTGCGAATTTCGATGATGAACTTCACATCGAAACGTATTTGGTTAAGATGACGAGGGCTCAAATGGTGTTTCGCTATCGCATGCGCCGTGCTAGTGATGGTGCAATACTTGCTACGGGGGAAACTAAGAACGCCTTTATGTCAAAATTAACAGGAAAAATTGTGCGATTAGACGATACTTTCTATCTGCCTATGTTAGCAGCTGTTGAGGAGATGCCGCATGAGTAA
- the murI gene encoding glutamate racemase, whose translation MSNVQQLPIGVFDSGVGGLSVLKVLQEQFPNEDFIYIGDNANNPVGNRSDDEITYLACRIAETLEKQPVKLMVIACNTFTVVALDAVRELVSVPVIGVSQGVKTAINKSKSKTIGIMATVATVNSHIHKHVALEVDHEVFVWEQPCPELAGLIEQGHLDDYFVREVCKDYLEPLLSREIEVVVLGCTHFPFVQPLLEELTSCRIQFIDPAFETSELVRHRLESKNLFNHQDTVGTVTLYFTKDVELGDTLSASFLDTSRRTIEHITL comes from the coding sequence ATGAGTAATGTACAACAATTGCCTATCGGTGTATTTGACTCTGGTGTAGGCGGACTATCTGTGTTAAAGGTATTACAAGAACAATTTCCTAACGAAGATTTTATCTATATCGGTGATAATGCGAATAATCCTGTAGGTAATCGCAGTGATGATGAAATCACTTATTTAGCGTGCCGTATTGCGGAGACGCTAGAAAAGCAGCCTGTTAAGTTGATGGTGATTGCTTGTAACACCTTCACCGTTGTGGCTCTTGATGCGGTACGTGAACTTGTATCTGTGCCAGTTATTGGTGTATCACAAGGTGTAAAAACAGCTATTAATAAAAGTAAAAGCAAGACTATCGGTATTATGGCGACCGTGGCCACTGTAAATAGTCATATTCATAAGCATGTGGCTTTAGAAGTTGATCACGAGGTTTTTGTTTGGGAACAACCTTGTCCAGAGTTGGCGGGGCTTATTGAACAAGGTCATTTAGATGATTACTTTGTTCGTGAAGTATGCAAGGATTATTTAGAACCTTTATTATCTCGAGAAATTGAGGTTGTTGTTTTGGGTTGTACTCATTTTCCATTTGTACAACCTTTACTAGAGGAACTAACATCGTGTCGTATTCAGTTCATTGATCCTGCTTTTGAAACAAGTGAATTGGTTCGTCACAGATTAGAGAGTAAAAATCTTTTCAATCATCAAGATACTGTAGGCACCGTGACATTGTATTTTACAAAGGATGTCGAACTTGGTGATACGTTGAGTGCATCCTTCCTTGATACGAGCCGTCGTACCATTGAACATATTACATTATAA